Genomic DNA from Streptomyces sp. GS7:
CGTCGTCATCGGGCACTCGCTGGGCGGGCTGGCGCTGTCCCTGGCGGCCGAGCGGCTGCGGCCGGCACGCGCGGTCTACAGCGATCCGGCGTGGTCGCTGACCGAGGCGGCGCAGCCGGTCGATCCCGCGGTGTTCGTGACGTTCAAGCGGGCCGAGCGCACGCTGGTGCGGAACTTCAACCCGCGCTGGGACGACGCCGACGTCGACGTCGAGCTGGCCACGCTCGCCGACTGGGACACCGGGACGGCCCTGGCCCTGTCCGGGCACCACCTGCGCGACCGGACGCCGCAGCGGCCGGTGGTCCCGTCGCTGGTGCAGATCGCGGGGGAGGGGTTCCTCTTCACGGAGGAGGCGGCGAAGGAGCTGACCGCCCGCGGATTCGAGGTCCGTACGGTGCGGGGCGCGGGGCACACCATCCACCGGGACGACCTGGAGGGGTTCCTGGCCGGGCTGGAGGGCTGGATCTGACCGGCCCGGCGTGCAGCTGACGTTGCGTCATTCATTGACGTGGCGTCAGGTATCGCAGTCCAGAAGGGTTCCGCACAGGCCGCAGCGGGCCTGGAGACGGCCGCGGACCGGGACGCGGATGCGCTGCCAGCAGGCCGGGCAGGGGAACGACACCCGCGCGGGGGGCCCGGCACCCGCCGCCGGTTCGAAGGCGTAGCCGTCGCCGGCGGCGGGCCCGGCGGTGCGCCCGCGCTCCCGGGCCAGCCGGCGGTCCTTGGCATAGCGGAGCCGGGCGGCCCAGCCGGCGGCGGCCAGCGGCGGGCGGCGGGCGTCCTGGCGGGCCCGCGCCCGCCCGGTGAGGTACGCCTCGTACGCCTGCGGGCTGGTGAACCACGGCGCCGGGTCCTCGTCGAAGAACTCGGCGCGCTTGGCGAGGACGTAGCCGAACTCCTCCGGCGTCAGGTAGCCGAGCTTCTGCGAGAACGGGCCGTGCTCGCGGTAGGCGTCCAGCAGCAGCCAGCCGGCGCCGAGGTAGGTGGTGGCGGTGTCGGTGAGGATCTCGTTGTCGCGGGTGCCGGGGAACGACAGGTCGAGCCGGTGCAGGTAGACGTGCGTCACCTCGTGGGCCAGGGCGGCGCCGATGTCCTTGCGGTGCTTCTTGAAGCGCTCGTTGAGCTCGACGA
This window encodes:
- a CDS encoding alpha/beta fold hydrolase, whose amino-acid sequence is MQLHTHEWGTGDRIAVLVHGIMSDHRTWHRVGPALAGRGYRVIGVDLRGHGRSPRGEYSPELFADDLVDTLPAGADVVIGHSLGGLALSLAAERLRPARAVYSDPAWSLTEAAQPVDPAVFVTFKRAERTLVRNFNPRWDDADVDVELATLADWDTGTALALSGHHLRDRTPQRPVVPSLVQIAGEGFLFTEEAAKELTARGFEVRTVRGAGHTIHRDDLEGFLAGLEGWI